One window of Helicobacter winghamensis ATCC BAA-430 genomic DNA carries:
- a CDS encoding FeoB-associated Cys-rich membrane protein has product MSDSLLLGIIFVLSVGYLAYKLYPKNNGSCGCGNCGCKTKEDKKPK; this is encoded by the coding sequence ATGAGCGATTCTCTTTTACTTGGCATAATTTTTGTTCTCTCTGTTGGCTATTTAGCCTATAAACTCTACCCCAAAAACAACGGAAGTTGTGGTTGTGGAAACTGTGGCTGCAAAACAAAAGAAGACAAAAAACCTAAATAA
- a CDS encoding DUF4198 domain-containing protein, whose protein sequence is MKKTILSLMLGVSLFASSAMAHFQMVYLPESALSKQTKEKLSLVFTHPFADEHTMDMESVNAFYVINPKGQKENLKNSLKPITWKGNTNSGKGYEITYNFKRLEDYIFVLEPAPYFEKNEDSYIQQFTKVIANLAGAPTGWDRDLGLEAEIIPLTKPYAIWEGSTFTGIVKSNGKPVPYAEIEVEFLNYEVNQTNNAFGKTPKLNAPQDSFVTIGIKANKDGEFTFGIPKAGWWGFAALGIGPKSKFKGKELSQDAVIWVQAKPLQ, encoded by the coding sequence ATGAAAAAAACAATTTTAAGCTTAATGCTTGGAGTGAGCCTATTTGCAAGCTCTGCAATGGCGCATTTTCAAATGGTTTATTTGCCAGAAAGCGCACTTTCAAAACAAACCAAAGAAAAACTTTCTTTAGTTTTTACACATCCTTTTGCCGATGAACATACAATGGATATGGAATCTGTTAATGCCTTTTATGTAATTAACCCAAAAGGACAAAAAGAAAATTTAAAAAATTCCCTAAAACCTATAACTTGGAAAGGAAATACAAATAGTGGCAAAGGTTATGAGATAACTTACAACTTTAAACGCCTTGAAGATTATATCTTTGTTCTTGAGCCTGCTCCGTATTTTGAAAAGAATGAAGATTCTTATATTCAACAATTTACAAAAGTAATTGCAAATCTTGCTGGCGCTCCAACAGGTTGGGACAGGGATTTAGGGCTTGAAGCGGAAATTATTCCTCTAACAAAGCCTTATGCGATTTGGGAGGGAAGCACATTTACGGGAATTGTAAAAAGCAACGGCAAGCCTGTTCCTTACGCAGAAATTGAAGTGGAGTTTTTAAACTATGAAGTCAATCAAACCAACAATGCCTTTGGCAAAACACCAAAATTAAACGCCCCACAAGATTCTTTTGTAACCATTGGAATTAAAGCAAATAAAGATGGTGAATTTACCTTTGGTATTCCAAAAGCAGGCTGGTGGGGATTTGCAGCACTTGGCATTGGACCAAAAAGCAAATTTAAAGGCAAAGAGCTTAGTCAAGATGCAGTCATTTGGGTGCAAGCAAAGCCTTTACAATAA
- a CDS encoding nucleoside recognition domain-containing protein translates to MEGLEKAFNIPIVTSIGYKNNTKEKILERIIALVESKNFAPNTYKTDKTLSDIEIATRRYDFIETKCNGKIIKYTSKQKDFTKLIDKIVLNKFLALPLMLFVIYLLYDLSIVRGYELTNYTWPLLASFKQFIVDLLPPSTLTSSPLIREFGVWMVNSVLALLNYIPIFIILFAIIAIIEDSGYMARMAFILDRVFRSYGLHGQSILPYVLGGVFVGGCAVPAIMATKGIADKRAKIATILTIPFLNCLAKIPFFVLLVSIFFVESKAFVMFFISTITIMVALIMAKLLTLSVLKTEKTAPFVLEMPNYHLPRIKNVFLSVKNKIWLYLKKVATIVVAVAAVLFVLIQFPGLSQESAKKYETLAQQGLEKFWNQMQNSVYFYSINTREKIDALLNYEETYKKQTRPNQNKGGFRKTRYTIQTGQCSFLQNYS, encoded by the coding sequence ATTGAAGGATTAGAAAAAGCTTTTAATATTCCTATTGTAACAAGCATAGGCTACAAAAATAATACAAAAGAGAAAATTTTAGAACGCATTATTGCTCTAGTGGAATCTAAAAATTTTGCCCCCAATACCTACAAGACAGACAAAACTTTAAGTGATATTGAAATTGCAACAAGGCGTTATGATTTCATTGAAACAAAATGCAATGGCAAAATCATCAAATACACTTCAAAACAAAAAGATTTCACGAAGTTAATTGATAAAATCGTGCTCAATAAATTCTTAGCTCTACCGCTAATGCTTTTTGTAATTTACTTACTCTATGATTTATCTATTGTGCGCGGATATGAGCTTACAAATTATACTTGGCCCCTGCTTGCAAGCTTTAAACAATTTATAGTGGATTTGCTTCCTCCATCTACGCTTACCTCATCTCCACTCATTAGAGAATTTGGAGTTTGGATGGTAAATAGCGTTCTTGCACTTTTAAACTATATTCCTATTTTTATCATACTTTTTGCGATTATTGCAATTATTGAAGATAGTGGATATATGGCAAGAATGGCATTTATCCTAGATAGGGTTTTTAGAAGTTATGGATTACATGGGCAATCTATTCTGCCTTATGTTTTAGGTGGAGTTTTTGTTGGAGGTTGTGCAGTGCCAGCAATAATGGCAACAAAAGGAATTGCGGACAAAAGAGCAAAGATTGCTACAATCCTTACAATTCCATTTTTAAACTGCCTTGCCAAGATTCCATTTTTTGTGTTATTAGTTTCCATATTTTTTGTGGAATCTAAGGCTTTTGTAATGTTTTTCATATCAACAATTACAATAATGGTGGCACTAATTATGGCAAAACTTCTCACACTTAGCGTTTTAAAAACAGAAAAAACAGCACCTTTTGTGCTTGAAATGCCAAACTATCATTTGCCTCGCATAAAAAATGTGTTTTTATCCGTCAAAAACAAAATTTGGCTTTATCTTAAAAAAGTCGCAACCATTGTTGTAGCAGTAGCTGCTGTGCTTTTTGTGCTGATTCAATTTCCAGGACTCTCACAAGAGAGCGCAAAAAAATATGAAACATTGGCACAACAAGGATTAGAAAAGTTTTGGAATCAAATGCAAAATAGTGTTTATTTTTATTCTATTAATACAAGAGAAAAAATTGATGCTCTTCTAAATTATGAAGAAACTTACAAAAAACAAACGCGCCCAAATCAAAACAAAGGAGGCTTTAGAAAAACTAGATACACAATTCAAACAGGACAATGCAGTTTTTTACAAAATTATTCGTGA
- a CDS encoding replicative DNA helicase, whose translation MHIQIERAVLSSILFDPERLDVLSELIVPEDFSYTPHKNIFLAMLELRRTDRPIDEEFIMKLSTKAHPIEQEELLNVLTTSPIGDIKAYATEIKDASIKRKLHSFATKIQESTSDASSSTQEIMDYLQSELYKITNIQENRDFRGAKEVSEATLEYINTMKARGNHLLIGVDTGFASLNKMTTGFGNGDLIIVAARPAMGKTTLVLNMAQKALDTGRGVAFFSLEMPAEQLMLRMLAAKTSIALQNLRVGNLQDNEWENLSNAVDVMSKAPLFIDDNSILTIHQLRTKLRKIKAKHPEIGLAVIDYLQLMSGASNKDRHQEVSEISRGLKMIARELEIPIIALSQLNRSLEQRSDRRPMLSDLRESGSIEQDADIILFVYRDAVYKQKDEREKEEAAKKEGKEYKSTFIAKNEEDAEIIIGKQRNGPTGMVKLVFQKHCTRFMDASEMGSPMQIVYETSENTQTKFIPLQGDGQGDKIDAPII comes from the coding sequence ATGCACATCCAAATTGAAAGGGCAGTTTTAAGTTCAATTCTCTTTGATCCAGAGCGTTTAGATGTGCTCTCTGAATTAATAGTTCCAGAAGATTTTTCTTATACGCCACATAAAAACATTTTTCTTGCAATGCTAGAATTGCGTCGCACAGATCGCCCTATTGATGAAGAATTTATTATGAAGCTTTCTACAAAGGCTCATCCTATTGAGCAAGAAGAGCTTTTAAATGTGCTAACAACAAGTCCAATTGGTGATATAAAAGCTTATGCGACAGAAATTAAAGATGCTTCCATTAAACGCAAACTGCATTCTTTTGCAACCAAGATTCAAGAATCTACAAGCGATGCAAGTTCTAGCACGCAAGAAATTATGGATTATCTCCAAAGCGAGCTTTATAAAATCACAAATATACAAGAAAATCGTGATTTTAGGGGCGCAAAAGAGGTTTCAGAGGCGACGCTAGAATATATTAATACAATGAAAGCACGCGGGAATCACCTATTGATTGGTGTGGATACAGGCTTTGCGAGTTTAAACAAAATGACAACAGGTTTTGGCAATGGAGATTTAATTATCGTTGCAGCGCGCCCTGCTATGGGAAAAACAACGCTCGTGCTAAATATGGCGCAAAAAGCTTTAGATACGGGGCGAGGAGTAGCATTTTTTAGCCTTGAAATGCCAGCAGAGCAATTAATGCTAAGAATGCTTGCGGCAAAAACTTCTATTGCTTTACAGAATTTGCGCGTGGGAAATTTGCAAGATAACGAGTGGGAAAATCTTTCAAATGCTGTAGATGTAATGAGTAAAGCACCTTTATTTATTGATGATAATAGTATTTTAACTATTCATCAACTCCGCACTAAGTTGCGCAAAATTAAAGCCAAACATCCAGAGATTGGGCTTGCTGTAATTGATTATTTGCAACTAATGAGTGGAGCAAGCAATAAAGATAGACACCAAGAGGTCAGTGAAATTAGCCGTGGGCTAAAAATGATTGCAAGGGAATTAGAGATTCCAATTATTGCCCTTTCTCAATTAAACAGAAGTCTTGAACAAAGAAGTGATAGACGCCCTATGCTTTCAGACCTAAGAGAGTCTGGTTCTATAGAGCAAGACGCGGATATTATTTTATTTGTGTATCGCGATGCGGTGTATAAGCAAAAAGATGAAAGGGAAAAAGAAGAAGCCGCTAAAAAAGAAGGAAAAGAATATAAAAGCACTTTTATTGCCAAAAATGAGGAGGATGCGGAAATTATTATTGGAAAGCAACGCAATGGTCCAACTGGTATGGTAAAGCTTGTTTTTCAAAAACATTGCACGCGTTTTATGGATGCAAGTGAGATGGGTTCTCCTATGCAAATTGTATATGAAACTTCTGAAAATACGCAAACAAAATTTATTCCGCTACAAGGTGATGGACAGGGAGATAAGATAGACGCACCAATTATTTAG
- the gatB gene encoding Asp-tRNA(Asn)/Glu-tRNA(Gln) amidotransferase subunit GatB translates to MSAFETIIGLEVHVQLNTKTKIFCSCATSFGEDPNKNVCPTCLGLPGALPVLNREVVKKAISFGAAINAVINQNSVFARKNYFYPDLPKAYQISQFEIPIVGRGEIEIEVGGEKKIIGVTRAHMEEDAGKNIHEGQFSKVDLNRACTPLLEIVSEPDMRSSDEAIAYLKKLHSIVRFLGISDANMQEGSFRCDANVSIRPKGDSKLYTRVEIKNLNSFKFIQKAIEYEVERQIEAWEDGNYEEQVVQETRLFDTAKGVTRSMRGKEEAADYRYFPDPDLLPVFIDEELMNQGMQIPEMPDEKRERYIRDFGIKASDASVLTSELEMALYFESMLDFGASAKGSVTWLTTELLGRLKGENTLQNCGIESSVLATLVKRIDEGKISGKSAKEILDVLVGNRGGDVDSLICEMGLEQVNDDGAILGVIDSVLSANADKVAEYKSGKDKLFGFFVGQVMKNAKGVNPARVNELLKEKLQ, encoded by the coding sequence ATGAGTGCTTTTGAAACAATTATTGGGCTTGAGGTGCATGTTCAATTAAATACAAAAACGAAAATATTCTGTTCGTGCGCAACAAGCTTTGGTGAAGATCCCAATAAAAATGTTTGCCCTACTTGTTTGGGTTTGCCAGGTGCTTTGCCTGTGCTAAATCGCGAAGTCGTAAAAAAAGCAATCAGCTTTGGCGCAGCAATTAATGCAGTAATTAATCAAAACTCTGTATTTGCAAGAAAAAACTATTTTTACCCAGATTTACCTAAAGCTTACCAAATTAGTCAATTTGAGATTCCTATTGTTGGGCGCGGAGAGATTGAAATTGAAGTGGGTGGAGAGAAAAAAATTATTGGGGTAACGCGTGCGCATATGGAAGAAGATGCGGGAAAAAATATTCACGAAGGGCAGTTTTCTAAAGTGGATTTAAATCGCGCTTGCACACCACTTTTGGAGATTGTAAGTGAGCCAGATATGAGAAGTAGCGATGAGGCAATCGCGTATCTTAAAAAGCTGCATTCTATTGTGCGTTTTTTAGGCATTAGTGATGCCAATATGCAAGAAGGCAGTTTTCGTTGTGATGCTAATGTTTCTATCCGTCCAAAAGGGGATTCTAAACTTTATACGCGTGTTGAAATTAAAAACCTTAATTCTTTTAAATTTATCCAAAAAGCCATAGAATACGAAGTGGAAAGACAGATTGAAGCGTGGGAAGATGGCAATTATGAAGAGCAAGTTGTGCAAGAAACAAGGCTTTTTGATACTGCAAAGGGAGTAACGCGTTCAATGCGCGGTAAGGAAGAAGCGGCTGATTATCGTTACTTCCCAGATCCAGACTTATTGCCTGTGTTTATTGATGAAGAGTTAATGAATCAAGGTATGCAAATCCCAGAAATGCCTGATGAAAAAAGAGAGAGGTATATCCGAGATTTTGGGATTAAAGCAAGCGATGCAAGCGTGCTAACAAGTGAGCTTGAAATGGCGTTGTATTTTGAGTCTATGCTTGATTTTGGAGCAAGCGCTAAAGGTTCTGTAACTTGGCTAACCACTGAACTTTTGGGACGATTAAAGGGCGAAAATACTCTGCAAAATTGCGGGATAGAATCTAGCGTGTTGGCAACTTTAGTAAAGCGCATTGATGAAGGTAAAATTAGCGGAAAAAGCGCAAAAGAAATCTTAGATGTGCTTGTGGGAAATCGTGGTGGCGATGTGGATTCTTTAATTTGTGAAATGGGCTTGGAACAAGTCAATGATGATGGAGCGATTTTGGGAGTGATTGATTCTGTGTTGAGTGCAAATGCAGATAAGGTCGCGGAATATAAAAGCGGCAAAGATAAGCTTTTTGGGTTTTTTGTTGGGCAGGTGATGAAAAATGCAAAGGGAGTAAATCCTGCTAGAGTCAATGAGCTTTTAAAAGAGAAGTTACAATAA
- a CDS encoding EI24 domain-containing protein: MESKILRNTQEYFELGRRDFFTPYLLKLAFLPLFFGFALLCGILYIFGGEWYVFLYESLRVDFGFSSAWLAWIQSLFDYVIKASVIVLFIFGVLAGSFLISLSVCAFVTPYVVRYIRDLHYQECSIEGNANTFVVLLWLFGVYVCYALFLLALLPLYFIPFVGGFVMLIPSYWLFSKTMIADVGETIFKKEAFKELKKTQKGKVRSAVIPLFLINLIPIVGFFSPVYALSVLAHLFFDIKLKENYGNAHPN; encoded by the coding sequence ATGGAATCTAAAATATTAAGAAACACGCAAGAATACTTTGAACTTGGAAGGCGTGATTTTTTTACGCCCTATCTGTTAAAACTTGCATTTCTGCCCTTATTTTTTGGTTTTGCCTTGCTATGTGGAATTTTGTATATTTTTGGCGGAGAATGGTATGTGTTTTTGTATGAATCTTTGCGCGTGGATTTTGGGTTTAGCAGTGCGTGGTTAGCTTGGATACAATCACTTTTTGATTATGTGATTAAAGCTTCTGTTATTGTGCTTTTTATTTTTGGAGTGCTTGCTGGGTCTTTTTTGATTTCCTTGTCTGTGTGTGCCTTTGTCACGCCTTATGTGGTGCGTTATATCCGTGATTTGCACTATCAAGAGTGCAGCATTGAAGGCAATGCAAATACTTTTGTTGTTTTGCTGTGGCTATTTGGCGTGTATGTGTGTTATGCTTTGTTTTTACTGGCGTTATTACCTTTGTATTTTATCCCTTTTGTTGGAGGGTTTGTAATGTTAATTCCAAGTTACTGGCTATTCTCTAAGACAATGATTGCTGATGTTGGGGAGACGATTTTTAAAAAAGAAGCTTTTAAAGAATTAAAAAAAACACAAAAAGGAAAGGTTAGAAGTGCGGTTATCCCACTTTTTTTAATAAATCTTATTCCAATTGTTGGTTTTTTTTCTCCTGTATATGCCTTAAGTGTGCTGGCGCATTTGTTTTTTGATATAAAACTAAAGGAAAACTATGGAAATGCACATCCAAATTGA
- a CDS encoding nucleoside recognition domain-containing protein: MKKLTKNKRAQIKTKEALEKLDTQFKQDNAVFYKIIRDRKDKEARAIGNALKSLTYLKKDILKQINLEKIDNSYLGKIGRALESITQYAGFDWRINVAFLSSFAARESFVATLGALFEGERSENANALENSPYTDLHALAMILFMALTPPCIATLIVLKSQLSSYRWMLFALIYPMALGLLIASLTYSIGSAFNIGTIPLMSGIYALFIILLIGVGIIKPKQKEIL; the protein is encoded by the coding sequence ATGAAGAAACTTACAAAAAACAAACGCGCCCAAATCAAAACAAAGGAGGCTTTAGAAAAACTAGATACACAATTCAAACAGGACAATGCAGTTTTTTACAAAATTATTCGTGATCGCAAAGACAAAGAAGCAAGAGCTATTGGCAATGCATTAAAATCGCTCACTTATCTTAAAAAAGATATTTTAAAACAAATCAATCTTGAAAAAATTGATAATTCCTATCTTGGCAAAATAGGACGAGCATTAGAGAGCATTACACAATACGCAGGATTTGACTGGCGCATTAATGTCGCATTTCTTAGCTCATTTGCAGCAAGAGAGAGTTTTGTTGCTACACTTGGAGCACTTTTTGAGGGAGAAAGATCTGAAAATGCTAATGCTCTAGAAAACAGCCCTTATACAGATCTACACGCATTAGCTATGATTTTGTTTATGGCTTTAACTCCCCCTTGCATTGCAACACTTATTGTTTTAAAAAGCCAACTAAGCTCTTACCGCTGGATGCTCTTTGCCTTGATTTACCCTATGGCATTAGGGCTACTTATCGCTTCCTTAACTTATAGCATTGGAAGCGCATTTAATATCGGCACGATTCCATTAATGAGTGGAATCTACGCGTTATTTATTATACTACTTATTGGAGTAGGAATAATTAAACCCAAACAAAAGGAAATATTATGA
- a CDS encoding FeoA family protein: MCLNDCKVGDKVTIKTINLKGEIFQKLLDMGFVPGATLEIRKHSLLNDPIQIKIHNYLVAIRSNEARAIEVK; the protein is encoded by the coding sequence ATGTGTTTAAATGACTGCAAAGTAGGAGATAAAGTTACAATCAAAACAATAAATTTAAAAGGAGAGATTTTTCAAAAACTCTTGGATATGGGATTTGTTCCGGGCGCTACTTTAGAGATTCGCAAACACTCTTTGCTTAATGATCCTATACAAATTAAAATCCACAATTATCTTGTAGCAATCCGCTCCAATGAAGCTAGAGCCATTGAAGTAAAATAA